The Sorghum bicolor cultivar BTx623 chromosome 6, Sorghum_bicolor_NCBIv3, whole genome shotgun sequence genome contains the following window.
TCGATTCGACCCCCGCTGCCACCGGttcgagcgccgccgccgtcataTGGACCCCTACAGTCGCCAGATCGAGCTCCATCGTGGTCAGATCGAGCATCGCGCCCCCGAACCGACCTCCGACGCCACTGGATTGACCTCCGCCACCGCGAGATGAAGCACTACGGCCACCGAATCGACCTCCGACGCTGCCGGATCGAGTTGCGGGGCGAGGTAGGGCAGGCAGCGGCAGGGGATCCAAACGCCCCCAAGGGAAGCTGGCGAGGTGAGGCGAGGAGAGGAGAGGCAAGCGGGCGATGTGAGGCGCCTCAGGCGAGCTTGGCGAGCGGCGGCggggtgaggagaatgagaggaTTTGACGGGCGAGGGGCAACAGTGGCGGGTGGGATTGGGAATTGGGATGGGAAACCCTAGAATGCGAGTTTATATATCTCTTCCACAGTGGCCCCATATGTCAGTGTTGGTTTGGCGGGTTTGCGGGTGCGGATATGCCTTTTTGTTATCCGTGAAGCTTTGCCCGTTGGGCATAACTTTCTACCCGCGCCCGTGCCCGTGGGCACAGGTTTATGCCCGTATCCGCGCCTGGCGGGTCGGGTGCCCGCGGGTACACGGATATTTTGTGCCCGTTGCCATCTTTCACCATATCGAGCTTCAGGTTACCACGTTGCGTGGCCAGTCACCTGTGCGGGGCGTGACCGCCTGAGCGTGACCACGTGGAATAGAAGCCGCGGCTAATAAATCTTCTATCCtaataaattataagtcatttcaaaaatattaaagagtcaaaacatcttaattttgactaaaattataaagagagttataaaaatttataacatcaaatggtataatatgaaaatataattaatgaacaaTATAACGATACTATGTTGActttatcttatcatataaatttaatcaaactaaatataatttgactctctaaaatttttagaatgacttataatctaggatggatggagtacataattattattttttttgtttttgttgttgAAAAGACTGGCTCCAGTGTCTAGTACCATGATTGATCGGTCCACTCGGCCCGGCACTCATATGTATCGGATGGACCGCGGTGGCTCACGTATATACTCGTGTTCCTCCAATTATTGCAGCTGTCCGATAGCGATAGGCAGGCATGATCAGTTGATCACGTACTCCACTCCAGATTAAAACCCTGGTGTGCTTGGAAGCAGATTAATTCAAGTACAGTACCAGCAAGAAGCACTGGTTCAACGGTTGTTCAATCAGGTTCACCTCAAGTCAAGTATTCGTACACCATCAGTTCAGCTTCTGATGCTGATGCTATAGCCAACCCCGCCCTCTCAGAAATGGGGTGGGGTGGTGAAGTGTATAGCATTCACCTCGAAGAGCTTAATCCAAAAGGTAAAAGAACAAAACATAGTAAGgtattgtttagttccgaaaagtgaaaagttttcggtactgtagcactttcgtttgttgtgacaaatattatccaattatggactaactaggatcaaaagattcgtctcgtgatttaccgctaacctgtgtaattagtttttgttttcgtctatatttaatgtttcatgcctatgccacaaaattcgatgtgacggaaaatcttgaaaactttttggtcttctgggtgaactaaacaaggcctaactctgTTCGATGCTTGCACGACCGCCTAGAGGAAATCGCCAACGCTGCTTTTGGATAACAGCcctagtttcatgacacagttaccaagactgcaaactaggtaaccgagccagatgagttttatggggatgaaactcctctcttatatgatgaaactccttcatttaatgaccctgtcaagtcagcaatttagcttatgtgacaccctatttaatgtgcatgacactctcatgaaacatgcattgagaccaCCATTGGAATTGGAAACTATATACCTCGAGAGGGGTGTGAAAAAATGCATTGAAAATCCATTGGCCCGCATAAAATCTAGTTCTTGGCTAACTATAGACTAAATAGATATCCGGATAAAATCCATTGGCCCGTAGCAGGCTTATGTCTTATGAGACGTACTAttttaacaaataaataatattttttataataaattaacgAATAATATTTTAAGTCATGATTTTTCAGAAAATGAACAAAGTAAATACATATCTAAACAGATATTGCGACCCAATAAAGCATGAGGCGCGGTTGGCAGGGAATAGGATGTCATGCCACCCACAATGCTCAATATGAGGCTTAGGTCtggtttagatctatttttttagattttaccaccgtaacatttttatttgttttcggtaattattgtccaactatggactgcctagacttaaaagattcgtctcgcaaattatagacaaactctCCATAtacgtgccgcaagattcgatgtaatggagaatcttgaaaatgattgagcactttcgtttgtatttgataattattgttcaatcgtaGACTacctaagatcaaaagattagtctcgtaaattatatacaaaccgtgcaattagttatttttttatttatatttaatgcttcatccaaacgtctaaaaattcgatttaCGAGGAaccttaaaaaattttgtagtGAATTTAAACAATACCTACAGGATGGTTTTGATCTGAACTGATTTCAAGGAGGAAGTCCGACATATACATACTGAAAAATAGATGAGTAGATCATTTTTTGAGGAAATAGATGGGTCGATCGTGGAGGCAGCTCAGGCAGGCTTGAACAATATCATGCGAGCGATCGTGGGCGACTAAACGTGCCCCCTAGTTTGAAAACTCAGGGCTACCTGCGGAGAGGGTCTCACATGAACCGACATCGTACAGGTCAGAATCCATTTGCGATGATTTCGACAGCACATCTCGCACTCGCTACCAAAAATCAGTACAGTCACAGTATACACGCTCAGCggtcacaaaaataaaaatgattCGAGTATTCATCCATCTTTTGTCTTACCTACAAAGTTTAGGTGCACCGCCGACAAATTCTCTAATCAAATGTTTCAATGTATTCAGTCTGCAGACACCATTCTGAATATTTCTTTGGGTGCGCAGTTGCAAGCTGCAAATTTGCAATGCTAGAACGGAAATCATCACAAGTACACAGCAACAAAAGAGGACCAGAGTCCACTGGCGATCAGAtgatcggcggcggcggcgtctccCAAACGTCGAACACGTTCTCCTCGCTGTGCAGGGCGAAGAGCCGGTCGCCGCCGATGGAGAAGTCGCagatggcgccgccgtggcTGCGCCGGAGCGTGGACGTCAGCACGTACTCGGGCCCGCTGAACACGGAGATGCTGTCGTTCATCGACGAGAAGAGCTGGCCGCCGTGCGTGGCGAGCTTCGGGTAGCAGCTCTCCTCGCCGGGCACCTTCCGGTTCATCAGCTTGCTCCGGGAGCTCCACCTCACGCCGCCGGAGCCGCTCCGGAGGTCGAGGAAGCCCAGGTCGTCGTACTGGTTGATCACGCAGACGGAGCGCTCGTCCTCCATGGCGATGGCGTGGAGCACGCGCTTGTCGTCGAGCGACGCGGCCACGCCGGCGTCGGACCAGGCCCAGACTACGTTCTTGGCCCGGAAGTCCAGCAGGCCGATGAAACAGTTGTCCGCCTTGGGGAACAGCGTGGCCACCATGAGCGCCCTGGTGGCGTCCAGCCACTGTAGCTTATCGGCGTCGCCCAGGTCGACGCCGGGGTGCTCGTAGAAGAAGTCGGCCTGCTCGCCGGTGACGCGGTCCCAGACGCCGATGCCGTACTCGTTGAGCCGGCCCTTGCAGCTGGCGAAGATCCTCGAGTCCTGGTCGAAGGCCAGCGCGCCGGCGGTGAAGGACTTGACCTGGCGGTCATGCGCGACGCGGAAGCGGTGGCGGAGGTCGCCGGAGGCCGCGGAGAAGGCGGCCATGCCGCCGTCGCACTTGCCGAGCCGCTCGCGGGCCGCGATCAGGAGCGTGGCGGCGTCGAGGTAGGCCGCGTCGTTGACCTGCGAGTGGTCGAGCGACACCGGGCGGCGCTCGTCCAGCATCCAGTTGTAGACGCGCACGGCGCCGCCGTGCGCGACGCAGCACCCGCCGTCGGGCGACGCGCGGATGGCCGTGCCGTCCCCGGGCGCGCGCCCGGGCACGGACGCGGCGAGGCGGAGGCGGTCGCCGTCGAACGCGCCCCACCGCGCGGCGCGCACGTGGTCGAGCAGGCCGTAGTAGAGCGCCTCGCGGTAGAGCAGCTTCTCCGGGAGGTGCGGGGGCACGTGGAGGCTGCCCGTGCGGAGCAGGTCCAGCAGCACCGCGAAGCAGGCCGGGTTGCGGTCGATGAAGTACTCGGCCACTCCGCCGCCCGGGGACGAGGAGGAGACGTTCCAGGAGGCGTCGAGTAGCGCGCCGAGCATGGAGTCCCGGCCGGCGTTGGCGAGCGTGGTGGTCGTCGTCTCGAACAGCTGCCCGCCCACATTGAACCGCACGCGCCCGCCGGCCGCCATCGTCGGCGGTCGCCAAAGAACCGATCTTTACTACACCATCTCGGCTTTGAGCAGCATCCAGCTCCCAATCCCGGGTCGATTCGGCGACGATTACCGGAGGAATCCGCGGCGAATCCGGTGGGGATCGAATTGTcgagctgccgccgccgccgcgctgtATCGGGCGGTTGGGGAGACGGCGGATTGCGCCCAATTACTAGTACTACCCGCGTTTGTACGAGGTCGGGGCGTCTATATACGAGCGAGTATCAACGCGTTGGTTGGATTGGATGGCTGCCCCGGCTGGATTTATGGCGTAACGGCAGCGCGGAGGCGGAGGGGGGACGAGGGAGAGAGGCGACGGAGGACGGGAGAGATAGCGAGCGTCGAGCGAAGCAGGTAGCAAGCGAGGTGGTGGTGGGGCGGTGTCGCTTTGACGTGAAGACGGCGCTTGATTGGAAGGACAAGGCAACGTCAGAAAGTCCCTAGTCGCCACCAGCGCGGCGGCGGGGTCGGGGTTCGGATTTCTAGCTGTTTTCCCCCGACCCCCGTTTTGGCGGCTGGGGCCAGCAAAACGTGAGTGACAGAAATCTGTGTGCACCAAATTTtgcctagggccttgtttagtttcgaaaaaatttcggatttcgctgctgcagcattttcgtttttatttgacaaatattatctaaccaTGAACTAAGGAGTagtattaaaagattcgtctcgcgatttacagataaactgtataattagtttttattttcgtctatatttaatgcttcatgcatatgccgcaagattcgatgtgacggaaaatcttgaaaactttttggatttactCCGTACTAATTAAATGTAGTTTCTATCTACCGCCAACCAGGCACAATGCGACATGAGTCACGTGACGGTCTAGAAATTTCAGTGCATCAATTTTGCCTACGATTGTAtactactaaggccttgtttagtttccaaaaattttcaagattctccgtcacatcgaatcttgcggcacatgtatgaagcattaaatatagacgaaaacaaaaactaattatgcagtttacctgtaaatcgcgagacgaatcttttgatcctagttagtctatgattggataatatttgccacaaacaaacgaaagtgctacgtagcgaaatccaaaatttttctcaaactaaacaaggcctaattaaaTATAGTTTCTATCTATGTTAATTATACTGCCAACCAAGCATGACATGAGTCATGTGACAGTCTGAtcaataaaaagaagaagaaaatctCAACATGAGCCATATAACAGTCTGATCAATAAAAAAGGAGGAGAAAATCTCGTAAAACTGTTTCTTAAAAGAGAAATATACTCATGAATAAGACACAAAGAAACCACAGCTTCGTTGCTGGAAAGAAACTAGTGGTTTCTACAAAGGGGGCCTGTTATAGGATTACATGCACGCATGTTGTCACGTAGGCCGCATCAGAAGAAACTAGtggtgtcggcgtctagactcacggtctaggcactaacaagtatgAATCGgcgtgactgaccaagcttggatggtgatacaagtgagacacagagggtttatactggttcgggctaagaatgccctacgtccagtgtagcggtggattctgtataaccttgcac
Protein-coding sequences here:
- the LOC8075893 gene encoding BTB/POZ domain-containing protein At2g24240, which produces MAAGGRVRFNVGGQLFETTTTTLANAGRDSMLGALLDASWNVSSSSPGGGVAEYFIDRNPACFAVLLDLLRTGSLHVPPHLPEKLLYREALYYGLLDHVRAARWGAFDGDRLRLAASVPGRAPGDGTAIRASPDGGCCVAHGGAVRVYNWMLDERRPVSLDHSQVNDAAYLDAATLLIAARERLGKCDGGMAAFSAASGDLRHRFRVAHDRQVKSFTAGALAFDQDSRIFASCKGRLNEYGIGVWDRVTGEQADFFYEHPGVDLGDADKLQWLDATRALMVATLFPKADNCFIGLLDFRAKNVVWAWSDAGVAASLDDKRVLHAIAMEDERSVCVINQYDDLGFLDLRSGSGGVRWSSRSKLMNRKVPGEESCYPKLATHGGQLFSSMNDSISVFSGPEYVLTSTLRRSHGGAICDFSIGGDRLFALHSEENVFDVWETPPPPII